A segment of the Nasonia vitripennis strain AsymCx chromosome 2, Nvit_psr_1.1, whole genome shotgun sequence genome:
TGTGTTCGCCCTGAGCCACGGCTTTCGTAACTTCTATATCCCACAACGAGAGTTTATTACTGTCCGATTTTCAGCGTAGAAAGTCGCGGTCCCTTTTTCCAAACCTTCTTCTCGATCAATCAATCACAGACCCGCGCAGGAGCCggcaattaattttcaaaaatcataagaTATCAATTTGGACACATCCTGCCTCGTAGCATCAATTTTGACGAAAGCAAGTATTAAAGCAACCCGAGCAACAAGCCGTCACTAATTAGCAGTCCAACGACACCATCGACTATATCTACCTCGAGCCGCATCCCGTTCACATAATCACTTGTTCAGCCCGCTCGCAGTGAAAGTTCACGTGAACCTTCGATACTCTCCTCCGAAATTTACAGCCGGTGCAGCGGCACGCGTTTCCAggtcacgcaaaaaagccccCGATTCgaacgaagaaaaaagaatccGGCGACTATACACACGCTTCATTACGTCAGAGCTACCGAAGGAGCCGCtcgtaaaaaagaaatttcgaCACTCGCGGCGATCCTGATGCGTAAATAGTAAGTATATAACATTCCCGAGGCGACGAAATTATAGCATCGAAAGCTGCACCTTTcgcgcgttttctctctctctctctctctccgtcgttggcgctgttttttttttcaatttcgtttTCTTTTGTTCCGCCGACGCGCACTTCTCATGCGTGTCGCGCGACGGTTTATGATTTGAATGGCAAATTACTCGGTGTATGGTGTCGGGGATTTTTGCACGTAGGTCGTGcgtcgtgtgtgtatagaggTTCCCATGCAGCGATGATGGCTTTTTTCAATGGGTTATGTCATTCCGAGAGGTGTGGCCGAGCAAAGCGTTGTTCGGGAGGAGTTTCGGGGTAAATTAATCAAGTGATAGCGGAGTCGATCTTGCGAAATAGTTGTTGCAAAGTTTTTACAAGTGCCTTTTTATTCGAGCTTCGATTCGAACAAGTTCAGCTGAAAACTACTTTCGAAATGTTGTAAACTTGAAATGGGTAGGTACTTGTCACACGGCTATCACTTATATGGTTTtggtaaaaatagaaaattcaaGACACCGTGTGGATAATAAGATATACTTTTTAGTGCGATTTCAGAGTAACACATTTGGGTCGAATGAAACAGGTATAATACATCGAGCCgagataattatttattagccTTTCGTTATAATGGGTATAATGACTGTAGATGTCAATCACGAGTCAGTCAACGAGTTCTTTGTGTGGtttctgattttaaaatacgAGGCGTACATTTGCAAGCtttaaaaaatgtgaaaatgaAAGAACCGTTGAATCAAGTACACACGAAACAGTTAACTTTTACACAActcttttcaataaattctacGTTTACCTTAATACATCAGTTCATCAGACTTTGACATAAGCGACGAAATCTATCTGcaatatatcaatttttttacgttATCGCTTTTCGGAATAAACATTGCTCACTTAAACAAACTGCGAATGTAAACTAAAAACCGATCGCCGCTAAAATTCTCCGTGTTTCTGGCCAgcgacgataggtggcgcacagGCACTTTCTCGTTTCCCCTTATCTTAGTGTCATTCAAGCGACTAGCTCATCACTCACACACGTATGGTCTGTCAAACTAGTTTGTCGATACGGTTGAATGAGTGAAAATTATTCATTAAtccgctgtttttttttaacagcCTGCGAAATTTTTCCTAATTGCGTTGATGAAAGATTTTATGATTAATCGCAAGAAATGTAAAAGCAGTTTGTTTCGCTGCGAGCATAGCGTAAACGATCCGTTCTAGCCGCAAAAAAGTAGAGCATTATTAAACTTCTGTTTTTGTAATTAAGAGATGCGGATAAATTAGCCGAAGCCTAGCGAATTGCTTATAAGGCAGGAGAAATGTTAGTTTTTGTTGCGGTGCAATGCTTGATACACtcacatttaaaaatgtaatgcgataattaattgttaaaatttttgaaatatttgaatgcgtcactttattattatcttttgTGAAACTTGACATCCTGTATCGAATGTCGAGTTAATGAACAACCGGATAATAACAAATACCGCATACACTACAATGAATAGTATAACATGCTATAGTACGTATGGTAAATTCATTTATGCCCTAAAACTTTCATCTAATAATAGATCAATTACTTTATGTACGATCGGGTAGCAGTTCCCTCGCAGCTCAGATTTCACTCGAATTTGCACATAAGGAAAATCCGATGCACGCCATATACAATTATAAAGAAAGTTGTAATGCAGATATAAATGAGCCCACGTAATACGAAGCTGTAAAACTTAAAAACACGCATCATACTTAAATTAATCctggtaataaataaaaacgtaaCGTAAATCACTGCgggttattattttgattgtaTAAAATTGTAACTCGCACTCGTAAACCCTCTTAATTTCCTCATACCATATCAAACTCGAAATAAATCCAAAGCAACATTCACCCGAATTGTTTAAACATCTATTGAGAACGAAAATACGCTCAAGAGAACTGGTGCACTCGACTACCGAACATATAAGTGAAATCAAATATTAGCATAGGATGTTCATCAGATATTCAGAAGACCTTGAACTCCGGTGAGCGAGGTGCGCGCGCGGTTTTCACCGCCTGCAACAAAgcctctcgagaaagagaaaaaaacgacgaAAATGCTTGTGTATCCTTTTCTTATCCGACGCGAATCGTTTTGTGTTTCTGCTGCTCCCTCTTAGAACTCGAAAATTTGAATCTCAAGCGCATTTTTACAGCGAATCGAAAGGAAACTAAAATTTCTTAATGTATACTAGTACAGGACACTCGTCGCGCATTACCAATCGACGAAAAGAAAACACCATTGGAAGCCATCCAAAGACGAACGAAAGTGCTTTCCTAATTCGCCAGAAATTCGCGGAACCATCGACTCTGCACACGTGCGCGTACACACCCATACGCGACTCGACTGCGCGAACTCGacaaaaaaagagaacaaAAATATGCCGAGAGGGATCACTTTTACCGAACGTTTTCATTAACCTGCttttgtcgtcgtcgttgctTTCTCTCACACGTGCATCTCGAGTTTCGTATTTGTCCGCACTTTTGCTTTCCACGTACACTTTCgatctttctttctttttttttctcgtctttGCGATTTACGCACTTTGCGCGATGTCGTAAGGGAAAAAACGACGTGTATATCAAGCAAAGCAATATGGTCGCTGCTGTGTTTGCGCTGAGATACGGCTTTTGGCTGGGTATTATGATgaaaatttgcattttattgTCTATCGATCACTGCTGCTtcggctgttttttttttttttttttttttaataagagaGTCCCTGTAACTACGTATTAATATGTAAGTAAAAAGGCTGGGGTTTAACAACAACTTTTTCGGCCACTTAGATGTTTTATGCTTTTCGTTACAATATCTCCAGGCTGGGAGACAAATTGATGTGTTTGCGTCATACTAGACGGGCTAAGAGTTCGTAACTGTCGCTCATTAATAATTAGCTACGGGCTTTGAATGCTAATTTCGAGACATTCAGgtgtaatattttatttgcatACTTGTAATTGCTTATTAAATTCGTTGGTATTTTACAGTATTCTTTCAAGCGATAGGCGATTTTTCCACTGTTTAAATAAGCTTCACTGCTTTTCCAAAGATTACGATGATTTATGCTATTGATAAGCCACGTTATATACAATATCTTATTGTATATCAggcatattttttttttacatgatAAAACTCGCAGCAAATTTCGCCATCAGCAACCTTGAACTCACACCATCACACGAGCCAGCACCGCTATTACAATCCATTACACCTTTCAAGCTCCTAATTTCCTCTCCTCCTGCGCGAGCCTTCCCCCTTTTATAATTACCTCTCGCAAAATAATGCATCTCAGCCTCAAGGTCTAattctttcttcctttctcaTGTGCAGTTGCTGATATGCTGCGCCGGCTGTGTCCTGGCGCAGtacggcggcgacggcggacACACGCCGCCGAAGAAGCCTCTGCTGATACCCGGAGCCAGACGGATCAAGCAGCCCGTGGCTTCGCCGAGAATATCCAGTCCGTCCTCCCAGACGAGTATCATTAATCAGAGATTTCGACGACCGATACCCATAAAGTAAGTGCTGcgaatatatatagctattGTTATGCGTGCCTAAGTGGAGATCGGCTTCAATtaagattttaattaaatttctcgACTAATAACAATGAGATGGATTTTTTTCGTTCTTCGTCGTCGTGTATGGAGGATATTAGACGTAATGCTTTGGGAGATCGTTAAAGTTGTGCGCTGGACTTATATAGTCGTGGGTGTACAGCTCTCGCGGCGGTTTTAACGAGTGTCCGTTTTATTAACTCTCGGCGACTGCGCGGATTATGTAAGGTCTGagtttgagagagagagagagaaaaatgcagATTGATCGCGTCCGAAATCGAAGCCGAGTAATTGTACGTGTGCTGCAACTGTATGTGGGATTAATGTacctcgagagagaaaagagagttAAAAAGCGTTATTAATTCGTTGATATCTATTATTCTTGATTCACAGTGAAACCGGTAACACCGGTATTAGTCTTTCGAATCTGTACATTGAATTCACGGTTGTTTAGCTACATTACAATGTTGATCGTTAACCCGAAGATATGGCATCAAATTGGTAACATGGAATCAAATCAcctaataaaaattcaatcatCTTTATAACAGCAGACCACGACCGTCGATCGAGTCGATCCCGGAGTTGCCGGTCTTCACCTCAGGAATCCGCGGCTCTCGGCCATCGTCGGCGATCAACCTTGAGCAGAACGACGAGCCGTCGTTACCGATCCAGACGATCCAGCAGCCGCACATAGTTCACGCTCAGTCGATCGGCTTACCGCACTCGCTGCTCCAGAAGCCCGAGGTCAAGCCGGTCAACGAGGAGAACGAGAAGGACGAGGACGTAGTCCAGGTGATCGCCAACCTTGGCCAGGTATCGACTTACGGAGCTCAGGGCAACCTGCTGACACCGACCCCCTTACCCCTGGCTGTATCGACGGTCAGTGCTTATGGCCAACTTCAATCCGAGCGACAACAGGAGAACAGGCATCACGACAGACAGCAGGAGCAGAGGCTAGGCGAGAGGGTCGAGGAGCAGAGACAACATGACAGGCAGCACGAACAGAGACAACACGAGAGACAACAGGAGCTCAGACATCACGATCTGAGACAGCAGAATAGACCGCAGGGTAACTTTCCGACACCGGCCCCCTTACCCGCGGCTGTACCTACGGTCGGTGCTTACGGGCATCTTCAGTCCGAGCGACAACAGGAGCACAGGAATCACGACAGACAGCAGGAGCAGAGGCTAGGCGAGAGGGTCGAGGAGCAGAGACAACATGACAGGCAGCACGAACAGAGACAGCACGAGAGACAGCAGGAGCACAGACAGCATGATCAGAGACAACAGGAGAGGCAGCAGGAGAGACTGCAGGACAGGCAGCAGGAGAGACAGCATCAGCAACAGGATAGCATGGTAAAAATAGTTTTCACTTATTAATATCTTGAtgattttgataattattgatcaaaaattaatttacagGGAAGACAGCTGGAGCAGAGACAACAGCAAGAGCAACGACTGCAGCAACAGGTTCAAGCGATTCAGTACAGGCCCGCCCAACAGATCGCCAGGTCGTCGGCTAATGTCATTGATCAGGTCAGTTGAATACTTTTTCTGAACACTGCATAAGATAAAAGATCGGTAAAAAATCGGTTATGACTTTAATTGCACCACAAGACAATATCACAAAAAACCATCTCTGACAAACGCGTACATCATTTAACGAGTGAACAACAACCTTTCTTCGTATTGTACAGGTCCATCAAGTGATCGCGCCGGTGCAGTACAGGCCGCAAAAACCTGCCAGGCTTCagaagcagcaacagcagcagcatcactCGGAGCGCAACGAGTACGACATCAACGAGGCTCGTCCGGTTGTCAAGCAGAGGGCTCAGGTGGCGCCGAAGAAGTCCAAGCCACACTCCGACTACTACGAGGGAAGGACCAAGAAACCCGTCGCTCAGGTATTATGACTTACATAAACGTTTTTATCGACGGCTTAATAAATAGTGCTGTCCGATAACCGAGTGTCGAGTTTCATTCGAGAAGTATCGATGGATTTCCTGATACATCGTTGTTCAGGCATTTTCAGAATATTAATGTCAATACTTACGCAAGATACGCACGCACGACCGTAAACACGAATGAATTGCTTACTCAAAAGATAATCAAGTGTACTTAGCGCgtcaaatattttgttggataACAGTAGAGCGTATTTTAACTCTTATTTACACACTACTGTGCGTATCATAGTAAAACTTTCATAAATGTGGGACAATCCGCGGCATGATGAACACAACGATTCTGTCAGAGTTCCGCTTTCGTGAGTTACGTAAATTGCAAAACTGCAGGTGTTAAAAAAGACGCTTTTGCGAAACCGTCGGCCGCTCGAGCAAATCGTATAAAAATCTCGGATGATTTTCTTATCGATTCTTCTATACAAACGCCTACTCCGTGCACTTTTCTCCGCGAGCGAGCACACTCAAGTATGAGACATTGATCGATCCTTATCTACGGCATACCTTTACAAATACttagtaaaataaattattgcaaaattaaaaaaaattaaccacACACCCTCGAACCCTCAGGTGATAAGGCGCTACCGCGAGGAAACAGCCGACGGCTCGATAATCTGGGGCTTCGAAAACGACGACGGTTCCTTCAAGGAAGAAATGATCGGTATCGACTGTATCACCCGAGGCAAGTACGGCTACGTCGACCCCGACGGTCTGAGGCGCGAGTACACCTACGAGACCGGCATCAAGTGCGACGAAGAGACCCAGCAACAACAGGACCAGGACATCCTCAACACCTTCGTCGACTACCAGGAGAACAAACTCGTGCTGCCAAGCGGCAAGACCATCGACCTCAGCAGTATGGGCAAGAAACAAGCGCGCAGACCCTCTTACAGGAATTTGTAAGGGATTTTTCGACGAGAGAGATTATAAGATTGGAGATGTGCGAGGGAGAGTTTGTGATGGTTTGTTTTTCGAGCGAGGCTCCAGAGCTCGTTATTTTGCATGCCTCGCTTCGCGTGGATATTAATTATACGGatacgcgattttttttttttttttttttttttttttatgtacatGATCGAATTTTTGTCCGTGTAAAGTTTTGATCGGCACGTGTAACGATCGATGCGAGgaagattataaattttaaagtcAGAGGTAGAGTTATTATAATGAAGGAAAGCATAAATTATTCGCAAAGCAATGTTGCAATATTCAATTAGTAATTTTTGACGGCCGAAATTGAGATTATGAGATCGCGGAGGTTAATTATATAGTGTGATTATAAGTTACTTTTACATAATAATTCTGTATAttgaaagtaaattttttaagtcTTAAGTTATACACGATAAAGTCAAATGAGATTTTGGCAATGAATTTGCTGTAAATTGCCCTACGCCTTTTGTACTTAAAAAGTCTGCCAGATTTCGCCcgagttttttttatacattatacttaataagaattttatacACAGTGTATTATATTGGTGCGTATAACGATCGAAACTATTGTGAAAATTATCGCAGCACTCCAGTGTCAGTTTTAAATACTTTAGCAGTAACTGCAGATCATCATCAATGATTTTCGGTCCCAACGatcaaaatcaattgtcaTTGAAGCTTTCCTCGAATTTTCAAAGTGCATTCTAAATCATCATGACCAAATACATAATGATCAATTCGTAAAAAGCGTATAGTGTAGTGTAAGTACTTATAGTTTGTAATTTAAGCTAATATTTGTATTAAATTCgtacaaaataaaagtactctgtaaaaacaatgaaaaagtgttattttttaaaaataatttctcatTGTAAGATTTACCATTCGTCGATAAAACTATGAAATATTTAACTATTCGATGattaatttcttattttaggtatttttcaaacatttgaaaaatctattgaaaaatattcaaaattaattaaagaaaaaaaattcaataaatccATAGCAGAAATAAGTTTGCAAATAAAACATAGACCCGAGTGCACTATTCCACTTTCAAATTCCCATCACTATCGATCTCCGTTTCCGATGCATCTTCAATCACCGCACGCAAAGAAGCACGTGTACTTAGCGCGATATCTGTACACATATATAGACATCCGCGCCGACTCCGAAGAAAATCGTCCACGTAGCAAAGAAACTTATTCTCCGTCTCTTTTGCTCTTTATCGCCTTCGATATAAGAACGTTTGAAAGATCGTCGTGACCTTGAAAGTTGGTAATCCTGCCAGATTTACGATCCATGGATccgtttgaatattttttttttcttcgagcaATTAACGTAAAAGATAAGTGAATTTTTAggaataaaaaagtaaaaacagtgattatgaataatttatccgattaatagtaaaaataaaatttatggaaATAAATACGCTTACCCGCTGTTCTAATTTcctgaaaaatgacgactccGAAACGCGAGCCTAACCGAGACCGTCGCGCACACTCCGACTCTATGGAACAAACCACCAGCAGCACGTTGCACAACCTGCCAAACGCAGCTCCATTCCGACCATTGTGACGTAGCCGCCTCGTACACCGACTCCCAGCCAACTTCACTCCCCTATCACCGTCTCTCCCACATCCACAACTCTTCCATTCAAACCGTTGAAGAGCGAGTGAGACAGAAAAGCATCGGCACACTTGGCGACTTGGCACCACGAGAGTGCAGCATGCGCGCAAGATAGAAGCCccgttcgctctctctctctgtctctctccgcgtAACGCCGCACTCGTCTCGTAGCAGCTTAGCACACAGAGCCGTCGTCGCGCacagcttttctctttaatttTCTCCTTTATTTCCGCGAGCCCCGTGGAACACGACGAAGCGTCATCTCCGCACGCGGGACTAAAGgataacaataatccgtcgaAATGAGGAatctactgctgctgctgctcatcGCCCTGCCGGCTGTTATCCTGACGACGAGCCCAGGTGAGTTACCGCTGTCTCCAGATGTCACGCAGATGCACCGGAATTTCGCGAGCTTTTTGGCACACCTGGGTATCGTGCTCGACGCTACTCGATTCGGGAGTGCGGATTTCAGGCTTAACCCGGGGAAAAGCGACGGTCGAGCGGTTATTTGTGTGAAAATCTGGCCGACTCCAAAGTGACACGTGAGCGATTTGGTACACCTACTTTGGGATGCGTTTGTTGTATGAAATTTTCTCGAGATCGAAATTTACGCGGATTTGGGCCACGGGATTCGGTTGAGAATTTTGGGTTTCGGCAGGGGACGAGGGTGGAAACGAGAAATTGGGGGGGGAAAATGTTGCGAAACTCCGAAACGGAGTCGTAGCTTGGGTTCCCTTTAATTTTCGAGCGATTTTTTCGGTGAGTTTCGCGTCACAGATGGTCCCCCGTCGGCTTTATTTATAGCTCGAATTGTAGCTGGTTTACCTGAGGATTCATTGCTTGGGActgaaacatattttttttgccCTAGTGGGCTCGATTGACACTGATAAAAACAGACACTTGTTACTGTGGGGTATCTGTAAACATATTATCTTGGTTTTGTCGATGAATTGTCTTGGAGTAGCAAGAGTTAGTGGATGAATATTGGAGTCAAGTGTACAAGTGGatgaattaaatattaaattcatttttttcttaatttcaGGAAGCGGACCAGTTGCGTACGCTCAGGAAGATGACAATGATGACATTGTTGATGTCGAAGGAGAGGAAAGCAGCATAGTTACGGAAGAGGAGCCTGAAGAAGAGAGTGTAACGGCATCCAAAGATGTTGATACTACCATCCTCTTTACGGAGCCAATCCACAACTCGTTATCGACCCTTGGTAAGGAGTTATAACTTGAATTTGAACCAAGGAAACTAATCATGAGTCTAACTAGTAGTCTAAATTTAAATGGATTCCATAACAAACATGTATTATTACAGAACTGCCTGCTGGAAAGCCAGTTGAATTCTTGATTGGATTCATCAACAAGGGTGAGATTGACTTTGTTGTGGAGACGGTCAATACCTCCTTCCGTTACCCCATGGACTTCAACTTCTACATCCAGAACTTCTCCACCATTGCTTACAACAAGATTGTGAAGCCCAACCATGAAGCTACGTTGGCTTACTCCTTTGTTCCCTCTGAATCTTTTGCTGGAAGACCCTTTGGACTCAACATCAACTTGAACTACAGAGATGCTGTAAGTAGCCTAAGTAAAATAGTTGACAAAACAGAAAGAGTTTAGACTgtgttataataatatactcTATTTTCTTGCAGAACGGTCTGTCTTTCCACGAAGCTGTTTTCAATGAAACCGTGCAAATCATTGAACTGGATGAGGGTCTGGATGGTGAAACTGTTTTCCTATACATATTCTTGGCAGCTTGCGTTATTCTGACCCTTGTTGGAGGACAGCAGCTTCTGTCTTCTTTCGGAAGAAGATCCCGTTCTTCCTCTCGCAAGCATACCGTTGAAGTAGGAACTTCCAACCCCAACAATGTTGATTATGACTGGCTTCCCAGCGAGACTGTCCGCATGCTCAGTAAGTATAAATATTGCCACCAAATACTAAATAGGTCCTTCTAACAAGTATGTAACACGCTATAATTTACTTTACAGACAAATCTCCCAAAACTCCACAACAAAGTCCAAGGCAAAGGAAAGCCAAGAGGTCTGTTGGCTCTGATGACTgaatttaattgtaattatttatgtgGTTAATTTAAAACAGCGAGGAGATAAATAATAGGACGTACAATAcgttttttgtaataaaaactCGACTTTTTTACTCAAACGCAACATGAAATCTTTGCCATTTTCACATGTGCGTTGCAGTGTTTTATTCTTAACCACACGCAACAACGCGCGTTAATCGTGAACAAACTTTTTCTCACCTAGGTAAAGAATTACTATTAAACATAAAGTACAACGTTTATGGAGTTTCTAATTaatgaataaacttttttacaAATACTCTTTAAAGAACCATGTACCATTGTGATAAATGTTACACAATAATAAAGCGAACGAGTATTTGCTTTATTTAGGGTTTATAAGGCGTGCCGCCAAAATCAAATTTGCAAATAATCGAGTTAAAAAGtgcttaaaataaaaaaaatgacaaacACAAATTTATTGCATTACACCTGGTACATTCCATTCGGAaagaattaatgaaaaatcgaaaaggGGCTTCTTATTCTTAATTATCTTGGTATACAAATATTCATCTtattaatgtaaatattttgagTGCTGAGTgaaagttaattaataataatattttgttgaATGAATATTATAAACATTTGTAATAGGAATTTATTCTTATCATAATAAAACATGTTTTTATAAAGgtattaatgaattttttattttttaaagcgaCCAGATTTGTTTAACTTATTATCGTTAACAAGGCCAAAAAAACGCTTTATCAGCATTGTACTCTGGTGGCGTGGCAAGGCGCATGTCAGTACTTATACATGTGTCTACGTGGCCGgcaaatatatatttcttgCTTTCTCTTTTTTGAACGGTATTTTCTGATGCCGCTTGATCTCAGTTAGTGACCGTAATAATCCGAattcgtttctttttcttagATGAATTAATATATGTAATAGGGTCATCTCCTGATCTTTTCCATATATTGATACGGTTCACGAAAATAATATAGCGTGTCAGATCACGAATTCATATATTtacattaataattattaaaatcaaaaggatTATGACTGTAAATTGTTCGGTCATCGAACAGCTGATTGGGCGCCACAATAgtaaagcaataaaaaattttcatttgagtcgtttgaattttttttctatcgaTGCAGCAAATCTAAAACAGGATTAAAATCACACgtaatttttatatgtaaaatattgaCAAACACCAAGTGTTTTGCGTCGTTTACCAACAATCGATTGAAGCACGGGTCTATTACAATAATAGTGACGGCCCTGAATCCGGCTTCTTTCCGTGACTTTTTTTCACGGTTGGCGGCGCTGCAGTAGTGCTTCACTTTTCCGGCGAACAGCCTTTCCGAAGACGCAGCTCGACGCGGCTGGACGTTGTTCGATTATAATCGGGAGACATCAGCGGTTTTCCGTTATTTGTTAAACAAATAAACTGTCAAAATGCCTCCCAAATTCGACCCCACTGAAGTCAAGAAGggtatttttcaataatcttatttaatAGCCGTCTGCtcgttctttctttctttcacgTGTAATGAACAttgttcttcttttctttttttatagtgtTCCTGAGGTGTGTCGGAGGTGAAGTAGGAGCTACTTCTTCTCTTGCCCCCAAAATCGGTCCACTTGGTCTGGTAAGTCAacgaaatattcaaatttctacatCATAACCAACCCGCCCTCGCATAACCTCCAAAACAAACATGTAACAGTAGTATCCACGTGCACATAGTCTGTTTTGTAAGATCATAAAAAAATGAGAATCGGACATCCATCTCATTCGCTATATTTTCCCTACAGTCTCCCAAGAAGGTCGGTGACGACATCGCCAAGGCGACCAGCGACTGGAAGGGTCTGAAAATCACCGTCCAGCTGACGATCCAAAACAGACAGGCCACCATCTCCGTGGTGCCCTCGGCTGCGTCGCTGATCATCAAGGCCCTGAAAGAGCCCCCAAGGG
Coding sequences within it:
- the LOC103315750 gene encoding PAX-interacting protein 1; protein product: MTLRIGTILLICCAGCVLAQYGGDGGHTPPKKPLLIPGARRIKQPVASPRISSPSSQTSIINQRFRRPIPINRPRPSIESIPELPVFTSGIRGSRPSSAINLEQNDEPSLPIQTIQQPHIVHAQSIGLPHSLLQKPEVKPVNEENEKDEDVVQVIANLGQVSTYGAQGNLLTPTPLPLAVSTVSAYGQLQSERQQENRHHDRQQEQRLGERVEEQRQHDRQHEQRQHERQQELRHHDLRQQNRPQGNFPTPAPLPAAVPTVGAYGHLQSERQQEHRNHDRQQEQRLGERVEEQRQHDRQHEQRQHERQQEHRQHDQRQQERQQERLQDRQQERQHQQQDSMGRQLEQRQQQEQRLQQQVQAIQYRPAQQIARSSANVIDQVHQVIAPVQYRPQKPARLQKQQQQQHHSERNEYDINEARPVVKQRAQVAPKKSKPHSDYYEGRTKKPVAQVIRRYREETADGSIIWGFENDDGSFKEEMIGIDCITRGKYGYVDPDGLRREYTYETGIKCDEETQQQQDQDILNTFVDYQENKLVLPSGKTIDLSSMGKKQARRPSYRNL
- the Ssr1 gene encoding signal sequence receptor, alpha precursor, with amino-acid sequence MRNLLLLLLIALPAVILTTSPGSGPVAYAQEDDNDDIVDVEGEESSIVTEEEPEEESVTASKDVDTTILFTEPIHNSLSTLELPAGKPVEFLIGFINKGEIDFVVETVNTSFRYPMDFNFYIQNFSTIAYNKIVKPNHEATLAYSFVPSESFAGRPFGLNINLNYRDANGLSFHEAVFNETVQIIELDEGLDGETVFLYIFLAACVILTLVGGQQLLSSFGRRSRSSSRKHTVEVGTSNPNNVDYDWLPSETVRMLNKSPKTPQQSPRQRKAKRSVGSDD
- the LOC100117287 gene encoding 60S ribosomal protein L12, whose translation is MPPKFDPTEVKKVFLRCVGGEVGATSSLAPKIGPLGLSPKKVGDDIAKATSDWKGLKITVQLTIQNRQATISVVPSAASLIIKALKEPPRDRKKVKNIKHSGNLSFDEIVSIARAMRPRSMSRELSGTIKEILGTCQSVGCTVEGRPPHDIIDEINSGDFETPEE